TGTTCTTAAAGTATTTCAGGTCGTTCGGCAACTTCCAGGGTAACTGGTTATGTATGCCGATCACGTTATTTTCAGATGCTGCTACTATAATTGAAACCATCATAATCTATACGGCTACCTGGGCTTTGATGTGAGGATGCGATTCGTAGTTCTCGAGCGTAAAGTCTTCGTACCCGAAAGAAAAGATGTCTTTCACGTCGGGGTTCAGCTTCATCACCGGCAGCGGGAAAGGTGTACGGGTGAGTTGCAGTTTAGCCTGCTCGATGTGATTGTTGTACAGGTGCACATCGCCAAAGCTGTGAACGAAGTCGCCGGGCTGCAAACCGCAAACCTGCGCGACCATGAGGGTCAGCAATGCATACGATGCGATATTGAATGGTACGCCCAGGAACACATCTGCACTACGCTGGTAAAGCTGGCAACTGAGTTTCCCATCGGCTACATAAAACTGGAACAGGCAATGGCAGGGGCTCAGGGCCATCTGCGGCAGATCGGCTACGTTCCAGGCACTGATGATCAGGCGGCGGCTGTCCGGGTTCTTTTTGATCTGGTCGATAAGATCAGTCACCTGGTCTACCACCTTACCGTCCGCACCCTGCCAGCTTCTCCACTGGTGGCCGTATACAGGCCCCAGGTCGCCGTTAGCATCGGCCCACTCGTTCCAGATGCGTACGCCGTTGTCGGTGAGGTATTTGATGTTGGTATCGCCTTTCAGGAACCAGAGCAGTTCGTAGATGATCGATTTGAGGTGCAGCTTTTTGGTGGTCACCAGCGGAAAGCCCTTCTGCAAATTGAAGCGCATCTGGTAACCAAAGCAGCTGATAGTGCCGGTGCCGGTGCGGTCTGTTTTCACCGCGCCCTTATCTATAATATGTTGAAGTAGATCGAGATACTGTTGCATACAGGGGGCAAGTTACTAAAAAGCGGGCGTCTGCATGACGCTTTCTTTTCAACAGCTTATTCTATAGGCATCGTATATGGTGTGTATCCCCAAATCCGCTGAAACCCGCGTCCCTGCTCTCCGTACCTATACAATGCTTATACGATGGATACCCTGGCCAGGGCGGCACCGAAGCTTAAATACCCCTGCGCTTCATTTCCTTACGGATGAGCCCCAGCTCGCGGCCCATTTGTCCGGCGATGGACGTATTCTCCTGCGCACGGCGGATCAGGTAAGGCATTACGTCTTTTACCGGACCATAAGGCAGGTACTTGGATACATGGTAGCCGGCATGCGCCAGGTTAAACGTAATATTGTCGCTCATACCGTACAGCTGCGAAAAGCTGATGCGCGGGTGATTGGGAGGCAGGTGCTTTTCGGCCATCAGTTTGGTAACCAGCAGCGTACTCTCCTCGTTATGGGTACCTACGAACAGGCCCAGCTTGTGAATATGATCGAGGCAGAAGTGAATGGCTTCGTTATAATCTTCGTCGGACGACTTTTTATCCGGCTGAATAGGCGACTCGTAGTTTTGCTCATCGGCGCGGCGGCGTTCTTTTTCCATGTAAGCACCCCGTACCAGTTTGGCGCCCAGCAGGTAACCGCCTTGTTCTGCCTTTTGGTAGGATACTTTCAGGAACTCGAGGCGGTCGTGGCGGTACAGCTGGAAAGTGTTGTATACGATCACTTCCGAACGGTTGTAACGCGCCATCATGGCGTCGGCCAGGTCGTCTACCGGCTGCTGTATCCAGCTTTCCTCGGCATCGATCAACACGCTTACTTTGTGAAGGGCCGCCGATTCCGCGATGGTATTAATACGGGCACGAACACGCTCGTACTCGTGCTGCTCATCCGCAGTAAGTGTTTCACCACGGTGCAGTTTTTCGAGCAGGGCAAAGCGCGCAAACCCGGTCACCTTCATGGCGATGAAAGGAATGTGTTTTTTACCGGCAGCAAATTCGATCGCCCTGATAAACTCAGGTACCGCATGATCATAATTGATTTCGCCCTCCATCGCTTCCACTCCATAGTCCAGCACGGCGCCTACGCCGAATTTGCTGAGGCTTTGGGCAGTAGCCGCGGCTTCCTGCAGATTTTCGCCTCCGCAGAACTGGGAAAAAATGGTGCTTTTGATGATCCCCTTCACTGGAAGTCCCAGTTTAAAGGCAAGTGGCGTAGCGAAAGCGCCGAACTTGACCAGCCAGGGCTTCCCGATATTGGAAAAAAGGAAGTTTGCTTTTTTTAACGACTGGTTGCTTCGGTGCTCAAATGCAATGGCGGTATTCTCGAAAGAAATTAATGGCTGCGTTTCCATGGCGGGCAAAGTTAGGGTGCTCCTATGTCATTACAAAAACTATAATGGCCCATCCATTAACACATATTGTCTTTTTTATGCAGTTAAAAAATAATCGTATTCAGGCTCACCCTAATAGGTCAACATAGTATACTAATTGTAGATATTTTAATGAATTGTTAAAAAATACTCAAAAGTGAGTATAGGGCAAAGGTGGAGCGGCGATTACCTTTGCAGTAAGTATTCATCCAATTCCCCCAACGAGAGCAATTTGAGTATAAACAGCCGGATAATCCCTAGCCTTTCAAAGCCGAATTTTATGGCCTCGACCTGGTGATTAAGAACGCTGACAACCTACAGCAGAAGTGAGCAATGAGACGCGCTAAGTCATCTCAACCTGTTACAGGTATATTCTACGGAATAATATCATTTTCAAAATATTCGGGCTAAACGCCCCCATCAGCCATGTAGCTTGCCCCAAGGATTTAAGCTGTCTTATCTGTGATGTGTCTTTTAAAACAGGGCCTATCGCAACATAAGGTGGCTTATAATCATTTAGGGGGTATCCAATTGTTTAATGCGGTTAAAAAATTTCTTACTTTTAAGGCGGGCAATCTATCCAACCAAATGGCACTACAATCGCTTTTGACCGCTAAAGGTGAACACGTTATGAATTTGTACAAACGTAAAAGACACTCCTGGCAACCGTTTACCGCCGGTATCATCCTGGTAATGCTGCTGGCATCGGGGTTCGTGTATTACGACCGTGACCGTGTGCAGCGCCCCAGTAATGCAGTAAGCGCCGAAGAACTGCGCGCTAATTATAAAGCGCACCATTGCCAGCCGGGTAGCCGCAAACAGCTGACGCTGGAAGATGGTACGCGTGTAACCCTCAACTCGCAAACCACACTTTACGTTCCCAAGGATTATAACAACGGTAAGCGCTCGCTCGTGCTGAACGGCGAAGCCTTCTTCGAGATACCCGCCAGCCGTAACCTGTTTACCGTAAAGTCGGATAAGCTGATCACCACGGGTTTCAGCGGCGCCCTGCGCATCCGCTCGGCCGATGCTCAGGCGGGCGCCACGATACATGTACTGGACGGACAATTCACCGTTACCAAGGCCTATCACTCCCCCACCGACAACCAGCCGGAAATGCTGCAACGCGGTAATGAAATACTTTTCAACCGCGACATCGACCTGATGGAGAAAGAAACGTACGACGTTGCATCGCTCGAAGAGTGGAAGTCGGGTAAACTGGTGTTCGACAACGTGCCGGTACAGGCGGCGATCAATAAACTGCAGGATTGGTATGGTGTAGAAATCGCCTGGCGGGGCGATGCACAGCGCGTGCAGGGTGTTTCCGGCACTTTTGATAACATGCCATTGCAGGAGGTGCTGGCTACGCTGAAAGACCGTACGGGTTTGAAGTATAATATCCGTTAGCGTTGCAGCCTGTCGAACGAGAACACGTCTGCTAATTCATTCTTTTTACCGAGGATATGATCTGTAACGATCTTAGCCGCCACCTGGCTGAAGGTAATTCCATTGCCGCCGAAACCCAGTGCGAACAAGGCATGTTTCATGGGTGGATACACGCCGATGTAAGGCAAACCATCTTTGGTGGTACCAAAGGTACCCGTCCATTCAAACTCGGGTAAAAATTCCATCTTCGGAAACAACTCATGAAAGTCATTTACCAGCTCCCTGGATTTACGGGGAAGCAGTTTATCTCTTTTACGGGGATGATAAAAGTCCACATCACGCCCGCCGATGAGCAGGCGGTTGTCGTAGGTGGAACGCATGTAGCGGTAAGGCTGTTTGGTTTCCCAGATCAGGCAGTTGCGGTGCCAGAATTCCGTTTGCGTATGCGTTTCGCTGAGTACGGCATAAGTGGCATGCAGGTCCACGATCTTCTCCTTAATGTATTGCACCGATTCGTAACCCGTGGCAATCACCAGCTTCTTTGCCTGTATGCGTTTACCGTTGTGGGTAGTGAGCGTTACACTGCGTGGATTCATTTGTACTTCCACCACATTAGTGCGGTCGTACACGGCGGCGCC
This genomic interval from Chitinophaga horti contains the following:
- a CDS encoding proline dehydrogenase family protein, producing METQPLISFENTAIAFEHRSNQSLKKANFLFSNIGKPWLVKFGAFATPLAFKLGLPVKGIIKSTIFSQFCGGENLQEAAATAQSLSKFGVGAVLDYGVEAMEGEINYDHAVPEFIRAIEFAAGKKHIPFIAMKVTGFARFALLEKLHRGETLTADEQHEYERVRARINTIAESAALHKVSVLIDAEESWIQQPVDDLADAMMARYNRSEVIVYNTFQLYRHDRLEFLKVSYQKAEQGGYLLGAKLVRGAYMEKERRRADEQNYESPIQPDKKSSDEDYNEAIHFCLDHIHKLGLFVGTHNEESTLLVTKLMAEKHLPPNHPRISFSQLYGMSDNITFNLAHAGYHVSKYLPYGPVKDVMPYLIRRAQENTSIAGQMGRELGLIRKEMKRRGI
- a CDS encoding NAD(P)/FAD-dependent oxidoreductase, producing MILHSGLPYSLVRYGLPFNYPKLEQHIRTDVVIIGAGISGALTAYALTNAGIACTVVDARTVGLGSTCASTSLLQYEIDVPLHQLMDKVGVDHAVKAYHACRESIDEIEVIAKKLKVKEFERKQSLYFASATKDLSLIEKEFAAREKYGFDVEYWNAAAVKRNMGFEAPAAIYSHSAAYTDAYTLTHALLQYIIKQGAAVYDRTNVVEVQMNPRSVTLTTHNGKRIQAKKLVIATGYESVQYIKEKIVDLHATYAVLSETHTQTEFWHRNCLIWETKQPYRYMRSTYDNRLLIGGRDVDFYHPRKRDKLLPRKSRELVNDFHELFPKMEFLPEFEWTGTFGTTKDGLPYIGVYPPMKHALFALGFGGNGITFSQVAAKIVTDHILGKKNELADVFSFDRLQR
- a CDS encoding thymidylate synthase, translating into MQQYLDLLQHIIDKGAVKTDRTGTGTISCFGYQMRFNLQKGFPLVTTKKLHLKSIIYELLWFLKGDTNIKYLTDNGVRIWNEWADANGDLGPVYGHQWRSWQGADGKVVDQVTDLIDQIKKNPDSRRLIISAWNVADLPQMALSPCHCLFQFYVADGKLSCQLYQRSADVFLGVPFNIASYALLTLMVAQVCGLQPGDFVHSFGDVHLYNNHIEQAKLQLTRTPFPLPVMKLNPDVKDIFSFGYEDFTLENYESHPHIKAQVAV
- a CDS encoding FecR family protein, producing MNLYKRKRHSWQPFTAGIILVMLLASGFVYYDRDRVQRPSNAVSAEELRANYKAHHCQPGSRKQLTLEDGTRVTLNSQTTLYVPKDYNNGKRSLVLNGEAFFEIPASRNLFTVKSDKLITTGFSGALRIRSADAQAGATIHVLDGQFTVTKAYHSPTDNQPEMLQRGNEILFNRDIDLMEKETYDVASLEEWKSGKLVFDNVPVQAAINKLQDWYGVEIAWRGDAQRVQGVSGTFDNMPLQEVLATLKDRTGLKYNIR